Proteins encoded in a region of the Sphingopyxis sp. OAS728 genome:
- a CDS encoding DUF6456 domain-containing protein produces MTARRLETRLHPDDRIDPGKAGPQVMRHVTVNIGESPIAWLASRGLLTAAQLGAGETLRRDYERAGLSARVTMRWDAAPPGKSRGGARASDASLARIDAHRRFHAALDAAGPGLADICWRVICAGEGIGGAEKALGWPARSGKLVLGLALDRLARFYRTG; encoded by the coding sequence ATGACTGCACGCCGCCTCGAAACGCGCCTTCATCCCGACGACCGGATCGACCCGGGCAAGGCGGGGCCGCAGGTGATGCGGCACGTAACGGTCAATATCGGCGAAAGCCCGATCGCTTGGCTGGCGTCGCGCGGTTTGTTGACGGCGGCGCAGTTGGGTGCGGGCGAAACGCTGCGCCGCGATTATGAGCGTGCCGGACTGTCGGCACGCGTTACGATGCGTTGGGATGCCGCGCCGCCGGGAAAAAGTCGTGGTGGTGCACGGGCGTCGGATGCATCGCTGGCCCGGATCGATGCACACCGGCGCTTTCATGCGGCGCTCGATGCGGCGGGGCCGGGTCTCGCCGACATCTGCTGGCGCGTGATCTGTGCCGGCGAGGGGATTGGTGGCGCGGAAAAGGCGCTGGGGTGGCCAGCGCGGTCGGGCAAGCTGGTGCTTGGCCTGGCGCTCGACCGGCTGGCGCGGTTTTACAGGACGGGGTGA
- a CDS encoding helix-turn-helix domain-containing protein, protein MINSIRSVRRAKGLTLEEVGQRCDPPTTAQTIGRLETGTRTLSLGWMNRIAAALGVDAAELVQLPQDTQLTITAHLGAEGAQAPTRVEQALTARPGEDMVAVRVTSSIGDYRAGDEIWCRRIEGDWASALNRDLLVPRPAGRFFFARLLNVDGEKLHLLPLGTGQRQQVVSNPPWAAVAVRLLRSL, encoded by the coding sequence ATGATCAACAGCATCCGTTCGGTCCGCCGCGCCAAGGGGCTGACGCTCGAAGAGGTCGGCCAGCGCTGCGACCCGCCGACCACCGCCCAGACGATCGGCCGCCTCGAAACCGGCACGCGTACGCTCTCGCTCGGCTGGATGAACCGCATCGCGGCCGCGCTCGGCGTCGACGCCGCTGAACTGGTGCAACTTCCCCAAGATACCCAGCTCACCATCACCGCGCACCTCGGCGCCGAGGGGGCACAAGCGCCGACGCGGGTCGAACAGGCGCTCACCGCGCGCCCGGGCGAGGATATGGTCGCGGTGCGCGTCACCTCGTCGATCGGCGACTATCGTGCGGGCGACGAAATCTGGTGCCGCCGGATCGAAGGCGACTGGGCGAGCGCGCTCAATCGCGACCTGCTCGTCCCGCGCCCCGCCGGGCGTTTCTTCTTCGCGCGCCTGCTCAACGTCGACGGCGAAAAACTCCACCTTCTCCCGCTCGGCACCGGCCAGCGGCAGCAGGTCGTCAGCAACCCGCCATGGGCCGCGGTTGCCGTCCGGCTGCTCCGCAGTCTCTAA
- a CDS encoding glycosyltransferase, giving the protein MNTSLRIISIATLFPDAARPNFGLFVEKSLRALAAQPGIELTVVAPVGLPPFPLSLHKRYRALRDLPRTEDWNGLTVHRPRFTLVPRIGARFNPAKVSRAVLSAVRGQPFDVVDAQFFYPDGPAAMRVADALGLPFSAKARGADISHFGHDPATAPQLLAAANRAAGLLAVSDSMRGEMAAIGIDPAKIVVHYTGIDSDRFSPGDRATARVALGMDSAPAILTVGALIPRKGQALAIEALPALPGVHYWLAGAGEAEGRYRALAQELGVTDRVHFLGPVANADLPQLYRAADAVVMPSVSEGLANAWVEALACGTPIVISDAGGAAELVSSPIAGRIAQRTPGAIAEAVQAILANPPSPSDVAASLGGRFDWDRNGRELAAHFRRCAGR; this is encoded by the coding sequence ATGAACACCTCCCTTCGCATCATCAGTATCGCAACGCTGTTCCCCGACGCCGCACGGCCGAACTTCGGCCTGTTCGTCGAGAAGAGCCTGCGCGCGCTTGCGGCGCAGCCGGGCATTGAATTGACGGTCGTCGCGCCGGTCGGCCTGCCCCCTTTCCCGCTGTCGCTCCACAAGCGCTATCGCGCGCTGCGCGATCTACCGCGCACGGAAGACTGGAACGGGCTCACCGTCCACCGCCCGCGCTTTACCCTGGTCCCGCGCATCGGCGCGCGCTTCAACCCTGCCAAGGTCAGCCGCGCCGTGCTGTCGGCCGTGCGCGGCCAACCCTTCGACGTCGTCGACGCCCAATTCTTCTATCCCGATGGGCCCGCCGCCATGCGCGTCGCGGACGCGCTCGGACTGCCCTTCTCGGCGAAAGCCCGCGGCGCCGACATCAGCCATTTCGGCCACGATCCGGCGACCGCGCCGCAGCTCCTCGCCGCAGCGAACCGCGCTGCGGGCCTGCTCGCGGTATCCGATTCGATGCGCGGCGAGATGGCCGCTATCGGCATCGATCCAGCGAAGATCGTCGTCCATTACACCGGCATCGACAGCGATCGCTTTTCGCCCGGCGACCGCGCCACGGCCCGCGTCGCGCTGGGAATGGATAGTGCCCCAGCGATCCTGACTGTTGGCGCGCTCATTCCCCGCAAAGGGCAAGCGCTGGCCATCGAAGCCCTACCCGCGCTTCCCGGCGTTCACTATTGGCTCGCGGGCGCGGGCGAGGCAGAGGGCCGCTATCGCGCGCTCGCACAGGAACTGGGCGTCACCGACCGCGTCCATTTCCTCGGCCCGGTCGCCAACGCCGACCTGCCGCAACTTTATCGCGCCGCCGATGCCGTCGTCATGCCGTCGGTCAGCGAAGGCCTCGCCAACGCTTGGGTCGAGGCGCTCGCCTGTGGCACCCCGATCGTGATCAGCGATGCCGGCGGCGCGGCCGAACTGGTGAGTTCGCCCATCGCCGGCCGGATCGCCCAACGCACGCCGGGCGCGATTGCCGAAGCAGTGCAAGCCATTCTCGCGAACCCTCCGTCACCGTCGGACGTTGCGGCCAGCCTCGGCGGCCGCTTTGATTGGGACCGCAACGGTCGCGAACTCGCCGCGCATTTTCGTCGCTGCGCCGGGCGCTAG
- the secF gene encoding protein translocase subunit SecF has protein sequence MRLLKLVPDDTNIDFLRWRKLASFMSFFLVAVSIALVAVKGLNLGVDFVGGQSVRVEFTQGMPPIDEIREKVGEIGLGEATIQQFGSDKAVSIRTALPDGDKSVAERAGQQLVSGIQKAFPTAKTGSVETVSGKVSGELIRTGAISLGLAILGISIYIWIRFEWQFGVGALGRLFHEVSLTFGLFAVTQMQFDLNSVAALLTIVGYSLNDTIVVYDRIRENLKKYRKMEIVPLLNLSINETLSRTVMTTVAMVLALGMLLIFGPDVIFGFTAAMLFGVFIGGYSSVLMSTPVLVWLKVGPHSFVPRTTAGIEGGERVERKDDGAVV, from the coding sequence ATGCGCTTGCTGAAACTCGTCCCCGACGACACCAATATCGATTTCCTGCGGTGGCGGAAATTGGCGTCCTTCATGAGCTTTTTCCTCGTGGCGGTGTCGATCGCGCTCGTCGCGGTGAAGGGCCTGAACCTTGGCGTCGACTTCGTCGGCGGCCAGTCGGTTCGCGTCGAATTCACCCAGGGGATGCCGCCAATCGACGAAATTCGCGAAAAGGTCGGCGAAATCGGCCTTGGCGAAGCGACGATCCAGCAGTTCGGGTCGGACAAGGCCGTGTCGATCCGCACCGCGCTTCCCGACGGCGACAAGTCCGTTGCCGAACGCGCGGGGCAGCAGCTGGTCTCGGGCATTCAAAAGGCCTTTCCGACCGCAAAGACAGGATCGGTCGAAACCGTGTCGGGCAAGGTGTCGGGCGAATTGATCCGCACCGGGGCGATCAGCCTCGGGCTCGCGATCCTCGGCATTTCGATCTATATCTGGATACGTTTCGAATGGCAGTTCGGCGTCGGTGCGCTCGGCCGCCTGTTTCACGAAGTGTCGCTGACATTCGGCCTGTTCGCGGTGACGCAGATGCAGTTCGACCTGAACAGCGTCGCGGCGCTGCTGACGATCGTCGGTTATTCGCTCAACGACACAATCGTTGTGTATGACCGTATTCGCGAGAATCTGAAAAAATACCGCAAGATGGAGATCGTTCCGCTCCTCAATCTCAGCATCAACGAGACGCTGTCGCGCACCGTCATGACGACGGTTGCGATGGTCTTGGCGCTCGGAATGTTGCTGATTTTCGGTCCGGACGTGATTTTCGGCTTTACCGCTGCGATGCTGTTCGGCGTGTTCATCGGCGGCTATTCGTCGGTGCTGATGTCGACGCCGGTGCTGGTGTGGCTGAAGGTCGGTCCGCACAGCTTCGTGCCGCGCACGACGGCGGGGATCGAAGGCGGCGAACGCGTCGAGCGCAAGGACGACGGCGCGGTCGTCTGA
- the secD gene encoding protein translocase subunit SecD — protein sequence MLDFPRWKTIGISIILLLGIIFSIPSFLPEKTVNSLPSFLQAKVNLGLDLAGGSHLLLEADIDDLRKTQLANMEKTVRAAMRGESGPDDDIAIGELSTTGGKISFLVRDLAKLDEARERLFSETRGAQLTGQRDWNITVVDSTRIEMTPTGAGQAQAVANAMDTARDIIDKRVNALGTREPTIIREGDDRVVVQVPGLQDPAALKELIGKTARLEFRMVDANADPAEAAAGRVPVGSEIVPYAEGEGNGAAFEVLRRQVMISGEQLIDAKQSYDPQNNQPVVSIRFDSGGSSTFAKVTAQSVGKRFAMVLDGKVLSAPSINEPILGGSAQISGSFSVASANALAISLRSGALPVKMTVVEERTVTPELGADSIRKGAIAGIIATVSVLVLMLVVYGRFGVYACVALVFNVFLILATMAAFNATLTLPGIAGFVLTIGAAVDANVLINERIREELKRGRKVFQAIELGYSEASRAIFDANVTNVIAAALMFWFGSGPIKGFAVVLTIGIVTSVFTAVTVTRMFVAHWLRAKRPTSINI from the coding sequence ATGCTCGATTTCCCGCGTTGGAAGACCATCGGCATCAGCATCATCCTGCTGCTCGGTATCATTTTCTCCATCCCAAGCTTCCTGCCCGAAAAGACGGTGAACAGCCTGCCGTCCTTCCTGCAGGCGAAGGTCAATCTGGGCCTCGACCTTGCCGGCGGCAGCCACTTGCTGCTCGAAGCCGACATCGACGACCTGCGCAAGACGCAGCTCGCCAACATGGAAAAGACGGTGCGCGCCGCGATGCGCGGTGAAAGCGGGCCCGACGACGATATCGCGATCGGTGAGCTGTCGACCACAGGCGGCAAGATTAGCTTCCTTGTCCGCGACCTGGCGAAGCTCGATGAAGCCCGCGAACGGTTGTTCAGCGAGACGCGCGGCGCGCAGCTGACGGGTCAGCGCGACTGGAACATCACCGTCGTCGATTCGACGCGGATCGAGATGACGCCGACCGGCGCCGGACAGGCACAGGCGGTGGCGAATGCGATGGATACCGCGCGCGACATCATCGACAAGCGCGTCAACGCACTGGGTACGCGCGAACCGACGATCATCCGCGAAGGCGACGACCGCGTCGTCGTGCAGGTCCCCGGCCTGCAGGATCCGGCGGCGCTGAAGGAGCTGATCGGCAAGACCGCGCGGCTCGAGTTCCGCATGGTTGACGCCAACGCCGACCCGGCCGAGGCGGCCGCGGGCCGTGTTCCGGTCGGCAGCGAAATCGTTCCCTATGCCGAAGGCGAGGGCAATGGCGCTGCATTCGAGGTGCTGCGCCGTCAGGTGATGATCAGCGGCGAGCAGCTGATCGACGCCAAGCAGAGCTATGACCCGCAGAACAACCAGCCGGTCGTCTCGATCCGTTTCGATTCGGGCGGTTCGAGCACCTTTGCCAAGGTGACCGCGCAGAGCGTCGGCAAGCGCTTCGCGATGGTGCTCGACGGCAAGGTGTTGTCGGCGCCATCGATCAACGAACCGATCCTCGGCGGCAGCGCGCAGATTTCGGGCAGCTTCAGCGTTGCGAGCGCGAATGCGCTGGCCATTTCGCTCCGTTCGGGCGCGCTGCCGGTGAAGATGACCGTGGTCGAAGAACGCACGGTGACGCCGGAGCTTGGTGCCGATTCGATCCGCAAGGGCGCGATCGCGGGCATCATCGCAACGGTGTCGGTGCTGGTGCTGATGCTCGTCGTCTATGGCCGCTTCGGCGTCTATGCGTGCGTCGCGCTGGTCTTTAACGTCTTCCTGATCCTTGCAACGATGGCGGCGTTCAATGCGACGCTGACGCTGCCGGGTATTGCGGGCTTCGTGCTGACGATCGGCGCCGCGGTCGACGCGAACGTGCTGATCAACGAACGCATACGCGAGGAATTGAAGCGCGGGCGAAAGGTGTTTCAGGCGATCGAGCTTGGTTATTCGGAAGCCAGCCGCGCGATTTTCGACGCGAACGTCACCAACGTTATCGCCGCCGCGCTGATGTTCTGGTTCGGTTCGGGCCCGATCAAGGGCTTTGCGGTGGTTCTGACCATCGGCATCGTCACCAGCGTCTTCACCGCCGTTACCGTCACGCGCATGTTCGTAGCCCATTGGCTGCGGGCCAAGCGCCCGACGTCGATCAATATTTAA
- the yajC gene encoding preprotein translocase subunit YajC, producing the protein MSTQLLLTQAAGSGGGAAGFLMLVPYLLIFAVFWFFLIRPQQVRAKEHRNKVAAVKPRDQVVTGGGIVGKVTRVDDDFVDVEIAQGVKIKVVKSTLADVLQPGGKPAND; encoded by the coding sequence ATGTCGACGCAATTGCTTCTGACCCAGGCGGCCGGATCGGGCGGCGGGGCTGCCGGTTTCCTGATGCTGGTTCCCTATCTGCTGATCTTTGCGGTGTTCTGGTTCTTCCTGATCCGCCCGCAACAGGTTCGCGCCAAGGAACATCGCAACAAGGTCGCGGCGGTCAAGCCGCGCGACCAGGTCGTGACCGGCGGCGGCATCGTCGGCAAGGTCACGCGCGTCGACGATGATTTCGTCGATGTCGAAATCGCGCAGGGGGTGAAGATCAAGGTCGTCAAGTCGACCCTCGCCGACGTTCTGCAGCCCGGCGGCAAGCCCGCCAACGACTGA
- a CDS encoding sulfite exporter TauE/SafE family protein, protein MQAGLLIVAAAFLTSILSGIFGMAGGLVFMGVLAWILPVTTALALHGVIQFASNLWRVILHRAHVAWPVLLWFGIGAAASTGFFSLVIFTPTKFYVFLGLGLMPILVWLPERWLALDASNRWHALGGGFVSTGLALVSGVSGPVTDLLFIHTKLNRHQVVATKAVMQAIGHASKILVYGALLLSASAREIIPLSVTAIAVFASMAGIMVGGAILDRISDAHFRASRRWIVTIIGATFLFQAIQIALA, encoded by the coding sequence ATGCAGGCAGGCCTATTGATCGTTGCCGCCGCCTTCCTGACCTCCATCCTTTCGGGCATTTTCGGCATGGCGGGCGGCCTCGTCTTCATGGGCGTGCTCGCGTGGATTCTGCCGGTGACAACCGCCCTCGCGCTCCACGGCGTGATCCAGTTCGCATCGAATCTCTGGCGCGTCATACTCCACCGCGCGCATGTCGCCTGGCCGGTGCTGCTCTGGTTCGGGATCGGCGCCGCCGCATCGACCGGCTTTTTCTCGCTGGTGATCTTCACCCCGACCAAATTCTACGTCTTCCTCGGGCTCGGCCTGATGCCGATTCTCGTGTGGCTACCCGAACGCTGGCTCGCGCTCGACGCCAGCAACCGCTGGCACGCACTCGGCGGCGGCTTCGTCTCGACCGGCCTCGCGCTCGTCTCGGGCGTGTCGGGCCCGGTGACCGACCTGCTCTTCATCCATACGAAGCTGAACCGGCATCAGGTCGTCGCGACCAAGGCGGTGATGCAGGCGATCGGACACGCCTCCAAGATACTCGTCTATGGCGCGCTGCTGCTCAGCGCCTCGGCGCGCGAGATCATCCCGCTGTCGGTCACCGCGATCGCAGTGTTCGCGTCGATGGCCGGCATCATGGTCGGCGGCGCCATCCTCGACCGCATCAGCGATGCGCATTTCCGCGCCAGCCGCCGCTGGATCGTCACGATCATCGGCGCGACCTTCCTGTTTCAGGCGATCCAGATCGCGCTCGCCTGA
- a CDS encoding EF-hand domain-containing protein produces the protein MKKLTMIAASIGLAVPAIAAAQPPQDDGRMFAAIDTNSDGKLDKAEITKMAEMRAQQQGDPAKASPERIDAFIKFLDANGDGVVDKAELAAKQKARAEAPPAEDTPQDAN, from the coding sequence ATGAAGAAATTGACGATGATTGCCGCTTCGATCGGCCTGGCGGTTCCTGCCATCGCGGCCGCGCAGCCGCCGCAGGACGATGGCCGCATGTTCGCGGCGATCGATACCAATAGCGACGGCAAGCTCGACAAGGCCGAAATCACCAAAATGGCCGAAATGCGCGCGCAGCAGCAGGGCGATCCGGCGAAGGCGTCGCCGGAAAGGATCGATGCCTTTATCAAGTTCCTCGATGCCAACGGCGACGGCGTGGTCGACAAGGCCGAACTCGCCGCGAAGCAAAAGGCGCGGGCAGAAGCGCCGCCGGCCGAAGATACGCCGCAGGACGCAAATTAA
- a CDS encoding NADPH:quinone oxidoreductase family protein: MRALQVRELLPDHRGAGLADVPLPEPGAGEVRVRVRAAAINFPDLLMTRGDYQLKPELPFVSGLEFAGEVDAVGEGVTAWSPGDAVAGGNRFGAMAEYCVVPAQALRAKPERLNWDEAAAYPVAYLTAYVALVRCARVDPGEWVLVHGAAGGVGLATVDLAKALGARVIAAASSTEKREAIERLYVPDAVISAGPGFREEVKALTSGKGADAIFDPVGGDIFDESTRCIAFGGRLLVIGFTSGRIPEVSVNMPLIKGFSVVGVRAGEYGRRFPDRGAENVAAIDALAAAAKIRPHVHASLDLADWREGFAMLERREVVGKVVLKP; the protein is encoded by the coding sequence ATGCGGGCGTTGCAAGTGCGCGAATTGCTGCCCGATCATCGCGGCGCAGGGCTGGCCGATGTGCCGCTGCCCGAACCGGGCGCGGGTGAGGTGCGGGTGCGGGTGCGCGCGGCGGCAATCAATTTTCCCGACCTGTTGATGACGCGCGGCGACTATCAGTTGAAACCCGAACTGCCCTTTGTTTCGGGGCTGGAATTTGCCGGCGAAGTGGATGCGGTGGGCGAGGGCGTGACCGCGTGGAGCCCGGGCGATGCGGTGGCGGGCGGCAATCGCTTCGGTGCGATGGCCGAATATTGCGTCGTTCCGGCGCAAGCGCTGCGCGCGAAGCCCGAACGGCTGAACTGGGACGAGGCGGCGGCTTATCCGGTCGCGTATCTGACCGCCTATGTCGCGCTCGTCCGCTGTGCGCGGGTCGATCCGGGCGAGTGGGTGCTGGTTCATGGCGCCGCGGGCGGCGTCGGGCTGGCGACGGTCGATCTGGCGAAGGCGCTCGGCGCACGCGTGATCGCTGCGGCAAGCAGCACGGAAAAGCGCGAAGCGATCGAGCGGCTCTACGTCCCCGATGCCGTGATTTCCGCCGGACCGGGGTTTCGCGAGGAGGTGAAGGCGCTGACGAGCGGCAAGGGCGCCGATGCGATCTTCGATCCCGTCGGCGGCGACATCTTCGACGAATCGACGCGCTGCATCGCGTTCGGCGGGCGCCTGCTTGTTATCGGCTTCACGTCGGGCCGCATTCCCGAGGTGTCGGTGAATATGCCGCTGATCAAGGGCTTCTCGGTGGTCGGGGTGCGCGCCGGCGAATATGGAAGGCGCTTTCCCGACCGCGGCGCGGAGAATGTCGCGGCGATCGACGCTCTGGCAGCGGCGGCGAAAATCCGCCCACACGTCCATGCGTCGCTCGACCTTGCCGACTGGCGCGAAGGCTTTGCCATGCTCGAACGGCGCGAGGTGGTGGGCAAGGTCGTGCTGAAACCGTGA
- a CDS encoding holin family protein: MSIIEGLIGPIAKLIDKIIPDPEARDRAKLELLKMEGSQEMEAIRTRMTAIVAEANSADPWTSRARPSFLYVMYALLLWAIPMGLIAAARPEMAKGIADGMNAYLAGIPEPLYALFGTGYLGYTAARAWGKAKGVEG, encoded by the coding sequence ATGAGCATCATCGAAGGCCTGATCGGCCCGATCGCAAAGCTGATCGACAAGATCATCCCCGACCCCGAAGCGCGCGACCGCGCCAAGCTGGAACTGCTGAAGATGGAGGGCAGTCAGGAAATGGAAGCGATCCGCACGCGGATGACCGCGATCGTCGCCGAGGCGAACAGCGCCGACCCGTGGACCAGCCGCGCGCGGCCGAGCTTCCTCTATGTCATGTATGCGCTGCTGCTCTGGGCGATCCCGATGGGCCTGATCGCCGCCGCACGGCCCGAGATGGCAAAGGGCATCGCCGACGGCATGAACGCCTATCTCGCGGGCATTCCCGAGCCGCTCTACGCGCTCTTCGGGACGGGCTATCTGGGCTACACCGCCGCGCGGGCGTGGGGGAAAGCCAAGGGCGTCGAGGGCTAA
- a CDS encoding SRPBCC family protein, producing the protein MKPTKKTRRIDHAERLIAAPLVDVFAAFTSAAKLARWLPPEGATGTFEHVDLRAGGGFLMRLTFDDADVETKSDDDSDVVEVYIPTLDDGRLVVWQVEFESDDPRFSGTMEMHWYLSRQSGGTLVTIDAHHVPPGISAKDHVEGLNSSLANLAGVVEGTIS; encoded by the coding sequence TTGAAACCGACCAAGAAGACGCGGCGCATCGACCATGCCGAACGGCTGATCGCCGCGCCGCTGGTCGATGTCTTTGCGGCGTTCACGAGCGCCGCGAAGCTCGCGCGATGGCTGCCGCCCGAAGGGGCGACGGGGACGTTCGAGCATGTCGACCTGCGCGCGGGCGGCGGCTTTTTGATGCGGCTGACCTTCGACGATGCCGATGTCGAGACCAAGAGCGACGACGACAGCGATGTTGTGGAAGTCTATATCCCGACGCTCGACGACGGGCGGCTGGTAGTATGGCAGGTCGAATTCGAGTCCGACGATCCGCGCTTTTCGGGGACGATGGAGATGCACTGGTATCTCTCGCGGCAGAGCGGCGGCACGCTGGTCACGATCGACGCGCATCACGTGCCGCCGGGGATTTCGGCGAAGGATCATGTCGAAGGGCTGAATAGCTCGCTCGCCAATCTGGCGGGGGTGGTGGAAGGCACGATCTCCTAA